A stretch of Chryseobacterium viscerum DNA encodes these proteins:
- a CDS encoding four helix bundle protein, protein MDRNYTELEIWREGRKLVNLTYILTTNFPKEELLALTSQIRRMATSVSFNITKGSRRQAPEDTLQFLHIAGKSLYKLETQFHFAEDQHYISKGDFEIINKKILLCKKLVSGFINYKLIENEKFRTII, encoded by the coding sequence ATGGATAGAAACTACACAGAATTAGAAATTTGGAGGGAAGGAAGAAAGTTGGTTAATCTAACTTATATCCTGACTACAAATTTTCCTAAAGAAGAATTATTGGCTTTAACGAGTCAAATAAGAAGAATGGCAACTTCAGTTTCGTTTAATATAACGAAAGGAAGTAGAAGACAGGCTCCGGAAGATACTTTACAGTTTCTACATATTGCCGGGAAATCTCTTTATAAACTGGAAACTCAATTCCATTTTGCTGAAGATCAACACTATATTTCTAAAGGAGATTTTGAAATCATCAATAAAAAAATCCTCTTATGTAAAAAACTGGTCAGCGGATTTATAAACTATAAATTGATAGAAAATGAAAAATTCAGAACAATTATATAA
- a CDS encoding fatty acid desaturase family protein — protein MEKPIYLKDSEDVRLFNELRKKVNQRVENISENRDIYIQIKAVILPLVYIGLYFLAVLNAGKHWIYILSFVLMGISLVLIYLNLIHEAAHNNICKSKRLNGLVLHIFDFIGANSYIWKKRHIASHHAYPNVDGWDTDIEQSGLLLIVPWIKAKGVQKYQDKFFFLVYPLYLFNWMFIRDFRDFFDKERVILKTQGKIPVIEKVKMISYKLFYFFYQIVIPVMFFKVSIGLALGAWFLQVISASIFALFVLLPLHPLPDNAFPKLNKEKGLPFSWLRHQFEVTNDLKENNWLVRNVLGNFNFHVAHHLFPNYSYMYYNEITEEIEEFAKEHNLAYKRFPLITALSKHRDLLRQNANNAYYILEE, from the coding sequence ATGGAAAAGCCAATTTACTTAAAAGATTCGGAGGATGTCAGACTATTTAATGAGCTAAGAAAGAAAGTGAACCAAAGAGTAGAAAACATTTCTGAGAATAGAGATATCTACATTCAGATTAAAGCGGTTATTCTGCCGCTGGTCTATATTGGTTTATATTTTCTGGCTGTTTTGAATGCCGGAAAACATTGGATTTATATTCTGAGTTTTGTTTTAATGGGAATTTCTTTGGTTTTAATTTATTTAAACTTAATCCACGAAGCTGCCCATAACAATATCTGTAAAAGTAAAAGACTGAACGGGCTGGTTCTTCACATTTTTGATTTTATAGGAGCCAATTCCTACATCTGGAAAAAAAGACATATCGCAAGCCATCATGCTTACCCGAATGTGGATGGATGGGATACGGATATTGAACAGAGCGGTTTGCTTTTAATTGTACCGTGGATCAAAGCGAAAGGAGTACAGAAGTATCAGGATAAGTTTTTCTTTTTAGTATATCCGTTGTATTTGTTCAACTGGATGTTTATAAGAGACTTTAGAGACTTCTTTGATAAGGAAAGAGTGATTTTGAAAACCCAGGGAAAAATACCTGTTATTGAAAAAGTGAAAATGATAAGTTATAAGCTGTTCTATTTCTTCTATCAGATTGTGATTCCTGTGATGTTCTTTAAAGTATCAATAGGATTAGCCTTAGGAGCATGGTTTTTACAGGTGATATCAGCAAGTATTTTTGCATTGTTTGTTTTACTGCCTTTGCATCCCCTTCCTGATAATGCCTTTCCAAAATTAAATAAAGAAAAAGGTCTTCCATTCAGCTGGCTTCGTCATCAGTTTGAAGTGACCAATGATTTAAAAGAAAATAACTGGTTAGTAAGAAATGTGTTGGGAAATTTTAATTTTCATGTTGCCCACCATCTGTTTCCCAATTACAGTTATATGTATTACAACGAGATCACAGAGGAGATTGAAGAATTTGCTAAAGAACACAATTTAGCATATAAAAGATTTCCCCTGATTACAGCTTTAAGTAAGCATAGGGATTTATTGAGACAGAATGCCAATAATGCCTACTATATTTTAGAAGAATAA
- the metH gene encoding methionine synthase yields the protein MKYLRLSGLEPLIITPESNFINVGERTNVAGSKKFLRLIKEEKFSEALDIARHQVEGGAQILDVNFDDGLIDGKASMIKFLNLIASEPDIARIPIMVDSSKWEILEAGLQVAQGKCVVNSISLKEGEEEFIKHAKAIKRYGAAVIVMAFDEVGQADSFDRRIEISKRSYDILVNQLGFPAEDIIFDLNIFPVATGMDEHRRNAIDFIEATRWVRQNLPYASVSGGVSNVSFSFRGNDTVREAMHSVFLYHAIQAGMNIGIVNPAMLEVYDEINKELLELVEDVILDKREDATERLLDYSEKHKSVKKEKAEDLEWRNNPLQERITYALVKGIDRFIEEDVEEARQSAARPLHVIEINLMTGMGVVGDLFGSGKMFLPQVVKSARVMKKAVAYLQPFIEAEKDGAKPANGKILMATVKGDVHDIGKNIVSVVLGCNNYEIVDLGVMVPAEKIIQTAIAEKVDVIGLSGLITPSLDEMVYIASELERQNLDFPLLIGGATTSKAHTAVKIDLKYKNAVVHVNDASRAVNVVSSLLGDRNKEYVSDLKNDYSDFREKFLNRQVDKDYVSIKEARENHFKIDWENEEIFTPNTIGIKVIENQDLRELLPFIDWSPFFRSWDLHGKYPNILEDEVVGAQAKELFKDAQVILKRILDEKLLTAKAIFGIFKANSNESDDILIFDENNNEQAKFLTLRQQAQRSKGKDYLALSDFIAPQSSGKTDYVGAFCVTTGFGTDELSNEYEKANDDYNSIMVKALADRFAEAYAEFLHKKVRTEYWGYANQESLSNEELIAEKYKGIRPAPGYPACPDHLEKKTIWDLLKVEENTGVFLTESLAMFPTASVSGYYFGSPHAKYFGLGKITEDQLEDYAARRSCSIQEARKWLSPNLAD from the coding sequence ATGAAATATTTAAGATTATCAGGCCTCGAGCCTCTTATCATAACACCGGAGAGTAATTTCATCAATGTTGGTGAAAGGACTAACGTTGCCGGTTCCAAAAAATTTTTAAGATTGATCAAAGAGGAGAAATTCTCTGAAGCACTAGATATTGCCCGCCATCAGGTAGAAGGAGGTGCCCAGATTCTGGATGTCAATTTTGATGATGGATTGATTGATGGAAAAGCATCAATGATCAAATTTCTGAATTTAATTGCCTCTGAGCCGGATATCGCAAGAATCCCGATCATGGTAGACTCTTCCAAATGGGAAATTCTTGAAGCAGGTCTTCAGGTAGCTCAGGGAAAATGTGTAGTCAATTCTATCAGTTTAAAAGAAGGTGAGGAAGAATTTATCAAACATGCCAAAGCCATTAAAAGATATGGAGCGGCAGTCATTGTAATGGCATTTGATGAGGTAGGGCAGGCTGACAGTTTTGACCGAAGAATTGAAATTTCAAAACGGTCTTATGATATATTAGTCAACCAGCTTGGCTTTCCGGCAGAAGATATCATTTTCGATTTGAATATCTTTCCGGTGGCAACGGGAATGGATGAGCACAGAAGAAATGCTATCGACTTTATTGAAGCTACACGCTGGGTAAGACAAAATCTTCCTTATGCCTCTGTAAGTGGGGGAGTAAGCAATGTTTCCTTCTCTTTCCGTGGAAATGATACTGTGAGAGAAGCTATGCACTCTGTTTTTCTTTACCATGCCATTCAGGCAGGAATGAACATTGGTATTGTAAACCCGGCGATGCTGGAAGTGTATGATGAAATCAATAAGGAATTACTGGAGCTTGTAGAAGATGTAATTCTGGATAAAAGAGAAGATGCTACAGAAAGACTTCTTGACTATTCAGAAAAACACAAATCGGTCAAAAAAGAAAAGGCCGAAGACTTAGAATGGAGAAATAATCCATTGCAGGAAAGAATTACCTATGCACTGGTAAAAGGTATTGATCGTTTTATTGAAGAAGATGTAGAAGAAGCAAGACAATCAGCCGCACGTCCACTTCATGTTATCGAAATTAACCTGATGACCGGAATGGGTGTAGTGGGAGATTTATTTGGAAGTGGAAAAATGTTCCTGCCTCAGGTAGTTAAGTCTGCAAGGGTAATGAAAAAAGCTGTGGCTTATCTACAACCTTTCATTGAAGCTGAAAAAGACGGAGCAAAACCTGCCAATGGAAAGATCTTAATGGCCACTGTAAAAGGAGACGTTCATGATATTGGTAAAAATATTGTGAGTGTTGTTCTGGGTTGTAACAACTACGAAATTGTTGACCTTGGAGTAATGGTTCCTGCCGAAAAGATTATCCAGACAGCTATTGCAGAAAAAGTAGACGTTATAGGATTAAGCGGACTGATTACACCAAGCCTGGATGAAATGGTGTATATCGCTTCAGAATTAGAGAGACAAAATTTAGATTTTCCTTTATTAATCGGTGGTGCTACAACTTCAAAGGCACATACCGCTGTGAAAATTGATTTAAAATATAAAAATGCAGTCGTTCACGTGAATGATGCATCAAGAGCCGTAAACGTAGTTAGCTCATTATTGGGAGACAGAAATAAAGAATATGTTTCGGATTTAAAGAATGACTACTCCGATTTCAGAGAAAAGTTCCTGAACAGACAGGTAGACAAAGATTATGTTTCCATCAAAGAAGCAAGAGAAAATCATTTTAAAATTGACTGGGAAAATGAAGAAATCTTTACCCCAAATACGATAGGAATAAAAGTTATCGAAAATCAGGATCTGAGAGAACTTCTTCCTTTCATAGACTGGTCTCCGTTTTTCAGAAGCTGGGATCTCCATGGGAAGTATCCAAATATCTTAGAAGATGAGGTAGTGGGTGCTCAGGCAAAAGAACTATTTAAAGATGCACAGGTTATTCTAAAAAGGATTTTAGATGAAAAGCTATTGACAGCAAAAGCAATCTTTGGAATTTTTAAAGCGAATTCCAATGAATCTGATGATATCTTAATTTTTGATGAAAATAATAATGAGCAGGCAAAGTTTTTAACCCTTAGACAGCAGGCTCAGAGATCAAAAGGAAAAGATTATCTGGCTCTAAGTGATTTCATCGCCCCTCAAAGTTCTGGAAAAACTGATTACGTGGGAGCATTCTGTGTAACAACAGGATTTGGAACCGATGAATTGTCTAATGAATACGAAAAAGCCAATGATGATTACAATTCCATCATGGTGAAAGCACTGGCAGACCGTTTTGCAGAAGCCTATGCCGAATTTTTACATAAAAAAGTAAGAACTGAATACTGGGGATATGCCAATCAGGAAAGTTTAAGCAACGAAGAACTTATTGCCGAAAAATACAAAGGAATCCGTCCGGCCCCGGGATATCCGGCTTGCCCAGACCATTTGGAAAAGAAAACCATCTGGGATCTTTTGAAAGTAGAAGAAAATACAGGTGTTTTCCTTACAGAAAGCTTAGCCATGTTCCCAACAGCATCTGTTTCCGGATATTATTTCGGAAGCCCGCATGCCAAATATTTCGGATTAGGAAAAATTACAGAAGACCAGCTTGAAGATTATGCAGCAAGAAGAAGTTGTAGCATCCAGGAAGCAAGAAAATGGTTATCACCCAATTTAGCAGATTAA
- a CDS encoding ACT domain-containing protein, with product MKNANEIKFLKNRSIVKFEGEDFLGEIGIDGRIFKALTLARISVGVISQQAVENGISILVQENDAEKAVACLIDEFEAERKSGKVSQIYSINNVSVIGFVAEDFNKVFAELARNNVFPLLLNQVAGENRVNIVVTSSQDEKTKNIIESEIFKKPKTVHLAIIGHGNVGKTLIEQVLESSEEIKRRKKIDLKVVAVANSKKIAFNKKGFDANWGDEVLTAEHPSSVQELINFSNENQLENLIVVDNTASKDFVKNYHALAENGFDLVSSNKIFNTLPIEEYRKLRYTLSKNNRRYLYETNVGAGLPLIDTIKLLHLSGENITRIKGVFSGTLSYVFNNFSLRDDKFSTIINEALEKGYTEPDPREDLSGNDVARKLLILARELDLINEFGDINIQNLVPESLLEVSKSEFLSRLEELDEEYQKIKENQEPGHVLRYVGDLHGDLQKDKGELDVKLISVPATSALGQLKGSDSIFEIYTESYGENPIVIMGAGAGAQVTARGVFGDILRVSETK from the coding sequence ATGAAAAATGCTAACGAAATAAAATTTTTGAAGAACAGATCAATCGTCAAATTTGAAGGAGAAGATTTCCTGGGAGAAATCGGGATTGACGGACGAATTTTTAAAGCGCTTACTTTAGCGCGTATCAGTGTAGGAGTAATTTCTCAGCAAGCCGTAGAAAACGGAATTTCTATTCTGGTTCAGGAAAATGATGCAGAAAAAGCAGTAGCTTGTCTTATCGATGAATTTGAAGCAGAAAGAAAATCAGGAAAAGTTTCCCAGATTTACAGTATCAATAATGTCTCTGTTATCGGTTTTGTAGCAGAAGATTTCAATAAAGTCTTTGCTGAGCTGGCAAGAAACAATGTTTTCCCATTGCTTTTGAATCAGGTAGCAGGAGAAAACAGAGTCAACATCGTAGTAACTTCTTCACAGGACGAAAAAACAAAAAACATTATAGAATCTGAAATTTTCAAAAAACCAAAGACCGTTCATCTGGCGATCATAGGACACGGAAATGTAGGGAAAACCTTAATAGAGCAGGTGCTGGAATCTTCTGAAGAGATTAAAAGACGTAAGAAAATAGACCTTAAAGTAGTGGCAGTAGCCAATTCAAAGAAAATAGCCTTCAATAAGAAAGGATTTGATGCGAATTGGGGTGATGAGGTTTTGACAGCGGAACATCCTTCGAGTGTTCAGGAGCTGATTAATTTCTCTAACGAAAACCAGCTTGAGAACCTTATCGTTGTAGATAACACGGCAAGTAAGGATTTTGTGAAAAACTATCATGCTTTGGCAGAAAACGGATTCGATCTGGTTTCTTCAAACAAGATTTTTAATACCCTTCCGATTGAAGAATACAGAAAACTAAGATATACGTTGAGTAAAAACAACAGACGCTATCTGTATGAAACCAATGTAGGAGCAGGTTTACCATTAATTGATACGATCAAATTATTACACCTTTCAGGAGAAAATATCACAAGAATCAAAGGAGTGTTCTCCGGAACATTAAGCTATGTCTTCAACAATTTTTCTTTAAGGGATGATAAATTTTCAACCATCATCAACGAAGCTTTGGAAAAAGGATATACAGAACCGGATCCGAGAGAAGATTTATCAGGAAATGACGTAGCAAGAAAATTATTGATTCTGGCAAGAGAATTAGACTTAATCAATGAATTCGGAGATATCAATATTCAAAATCTGGTTCCGGAAAGCTTACTTGAGGTGTCAAAATCAGAATTCCTTTCAAGACTTGAAGAACTGGATGAAGAATACCAGAAAATAAAAGAAAATCAGGAACCCGGACATGTATTGAGATATGTAGGTGATCTACACGGTGACTTGCAGAAAGATAAAGGTGAGTTAGATGTAAAACTGATTTCTGTTCCGGCAACTTCAGCTTTAGGACAATTAAAAGGTTCCGATTCAATCTTTGAGATTTACACAGAAAGTTATGGTGAAAATCCAATCGTGATTATGGGAGCCGGAGCCGGAGCACAGGTAACAGCCAGAGGAGTATTCGGAGATATTTTAAGAGTAAGTGAAACCAAATAA
- a CDS encoding homocysteine S-methyltransferase family protein, translating into MKNSEQLYKALSKRILILDGAMGTMLQRYKFEEEDYRGERFKEWEHPVKGNNDLLSLTQPQAIEEVHKKYLEAGADIIETNTFSGTTIAMADYHMEDLVYELNYESAKIARKACDEYTAKNPDKPRFVAGSIGPTNRTASLSPDVNDPGYRAITFEELRVAYKQQCEALLDGGSDILLVETIFDTLNAKAALFAIDELQDERGIKIPIMVSGTITDASGRTLSGQTAEAFLISVSHLNLLSVGFNCALGADQLTPYLETLAHNSEFYVSAYPNAGLPNAFGKYDETPEDMARQIKEYVEKGLINIIGGCCGTTPEHIKAIADLVEQYEPRKLKKLV; encoded by the coding sequence ATGAAAAATTCAGAACAATTATATAAAGCTCTATCCAAAAGAATTTTAATTCTTGACGGTGCGATGGGAACAATGCTTCAGAGATACAAATTTGAAGAAGAGGATTACCGAGGAGAGCGTTTCAAAGAATGGGAACATCCGGTAAAAGGAAATAATGACCTGCTTTCTCTGACACAGCCTCAGGCAATTGAAGAGGTTCACAAGAAATATCTGGAAGCAGGAGCTGATATTATAGAAACCAATACGTTTTCAGGAACCACTATTGCGATGGCAGATTATCATATGGAAGACCTTGTATACGAGCTGAACTATGAATCAGCAAAAATTGCAAGAAAAGCCTGTGATGAATACACTGCGAAAAATCCGGATAAACCGAGATTCGTAGCCGGATCTATCGGACCAACGAACAGAACAGCAAGTTTAAGCCCTGATGTGAATGATCCAGGATACAGAGCCATCACTTTTGAAGAATTGAGAGTAGCTTACAAACAGCAGTGTGAAGCTTTGCTGGACGGAGGTTCAGATATCCTTCTGGTAGAAACCATTTTCGATACTTTGAATGCGAAAGCAGCCTTATTTGCGATTGATGAATTACAGGACGAAAGAGGAATAAAAATTCCAATCATGGTTTCAGGAACCATTACCGACGCCTCAGGAAGAACATTGAGCGGACAGACTGCAGAAGCTTTTCTGATCTCGGTTTCCCATCTGAATTTATTAAGTGTAGGTTTCAACTGTGCATTAGGTGCAGATCAGCTGACTCCTTATCTTGAAACATTGGCTCATAATTCAGAATTCTATGTTTCAGCATACCCGAATGCCGGTTTACCGAATGCTTTCGGGAAATATGACGAAACTCCTGAAGATATGGCAAGACAGATCAAAGAATATGTGGAAAAAGGACTGATCAATATTATCGGAGGATGCTGTGGTACAACTCCTGAACACATTAAAGCGATTGCTGATCTGGTAGAGCAATATGAGCCAAGGAAATTGAAGAAATTAGTGTGA
- the folE gene encoding GTP cyclohydrolase I FolE, with amino-acid sequence MVDFTDNDDDIFTGKEHTPIRKDAFDKSPQEKIEKITELFGEIMETLGMDMTDDSLKDSPRRVAKMYVNEIFGGLLPENKPGISTFSNKYKYRQMLVEKDITVYSFCEHHFLPIIGRAHVAYISNGEVIGLSKINRIVDYYAKRPQVQERLTMQIVDALKEALGTKDVACIIDAKHLCVNCRGIKDTASSTITAELSGIFRTNPITRQEFLHYVGSHAKLDY; translated from the coding sequence ATGGTTGATTTTACTGATAACGACGATGATATTTTCACTGGAAAAGAACATACGCCTATAAGGAAAGATGCTTTTGATAAATCGCCACAGGAAAAAATAGAAAAAATTACTGAGCTTTTTGGCGAAATCATGGAAACGTTAGGAATGGACATGACAGATGATTCTCTGAAAGACTCTCCAAGACGTGTTGCTAAAATGTATGTGAACGAGATTTTCGGGGGGCTCCTTCCTGAAAATAAACCAGGGATTTCCACTTTCTCCAATAAATACAAATACCGTCAGATGCTTGTGGAGAAGGATATCACGGTATATTCTTTCTGTGAACACCACTTCTTACCCATCATAGGAAGAGCCCATGTAGCTTATATTTCCAATGGAGAAGTAATAGGTCTTTCAAAAATTAATAGAATTGTTGATTACTACGCGAAAAGACCGCAGGTTCAGGAAAGACTTACGATGCAGATTGTAGATGCTTTGAAAGAAGCTTTAGGAACAAAAGACGTTGCTTGTATCATTGATGCAAAACACCTTTGTGTCAACTGCAGAGGAATAAAAGATACAGCAAGTTCAACCATAACTGCAGAACTAAGCGGTATTTTCAGAACGAATCCTATTACAAGACAGGAATTCTTGCATTATGTAGGAAGCCATGCAAAACTGGACTATTAA
- a CDS encoding DinB family protein: MNYQILKNIIDAELQRFQNIPEEEWTYRSAPEKWSKKEIIGHLCDSAFTNIRRFVVTQYKENENIVYDQNIWVKAQNYQNVPTSDLIDLWKSLNYQIVHVVENIPDEALQRTCDTTKTEPQVFTLEFIINDYVDHLQHHLKAI; encoded by the coding sequence ATGAACTACCAAATCCTTAAAAATATTATTGATGCCGAACTTCAGAGATTTCAAAACATCCCTGAAGAAGAATGGACATATAGAAGCGCTCCTGAAAAATGGTCCAAAAAAGAAATTATAGGACATCTTTGTGACAGTGCTTTTACAAATATTCGTAGATTTGTTGTCACTCAATATAAAGAGAACGAAAATATCGTATATGATCAGAATATCTGGGTAAAAGCTCAGAACTATCAGAATGTTCCTACTTCGGATCTTATTGATCTGTGGAAGTCTTTGAACTATCAGATTGTTCATGTAGTAGAAAATATTCCCGATGAAGCATTACAGAGAACTTGTGATACAACCAAAACAGAACCTCAGGTTTTTACATTGGAGTTTATTATTAATGATTATGTAGACCATTTACAGCATCATTTAAAAGCGATTTAA
- the metF gene encoding methylenetetrahydrofolate reductase [NAD(P)H] produces the protein MKITEHIKNANGKTLFSLEVVPPQKGIGIEDLYTNIDPLMEFKPPFIDVTTSREEYIYLDKGNGLMERRITRMRPGTLGICAAIQHKYNVDTVPHLLCGGFTKEETEYLLVDCMYLGIDNVMALRGDAMKGHQYFEPTQGGHASAMDLVDQINNLGRGRYLHNEEQACDELNKFCIGVAGYPEKHMEAPSMNYDLKWLKQKVDAGADYIVTQMFFDNKKYIEFVQKAREMGITVPIIPGIKPIATKKHLKILPQVFKIDLPEELINEVENAKNNEAVKQIGVEWAIAQCKELLDFGVPVLHFYSMGKSDNIKKVAGELF, from the coding sequence ATGAAGATAACAGAACACATTAAAAACGCAAATGGGAAGACTTTATTCTCCTTAGAAGTTGTTCCGCCACAGAAGGGAATCGGGATTGAAGATCTCTATACCAATATAGATCCGTTGATGGAATTCAAGCCACCTTTCATTGATGTTACCACATCCAGAGAAGAATATATCTATCTGGATAAAGGAAATGGTCTTATGGAACGCCGTATTACAAGAATGCGCCCGGGAACCTTAGGAATTTGTGCTGCTATTCAACATAAATATAACGTGGATACCGTTCCCCATCTTCTTTGCGGAGGATTCACGAAAGAAGAAACAGAATATCTGCTGGTAGACTGTATGTACCTTGGAATAGATAATGTAATGGCTTTAAGAGGAGATGCCATGAAAGGGCATCAGTATTTTGAGCCTACTCAGGGAGGACATGCTAGTGCTATGGATCTTGTGGATCAGATCAATAACCTTGGAAGAGGGAGGTATCTTCATAACGAAGAACAGGCATGTGATGAATTGAATAAATTCTGCATTGGCGTTGCCGGGTATCCTGAAAAACACATGGAAGCCCCTTCCATGAATTATGATCTCAAGTGGTTGAAACAAAAAGTAGATGCCGGAGCAGATTATATTGTTACCCAAATGTTCTTTGACAATAAAAAGTACATAGAATTCGTTCAGAAAGCAAGAGAAATGGGAATTACAGTTCCGATTATTCCCGGAATTAAACCTATTGCCACAAAGAAACACTTGAAAATCCTGCCGCAGGTATTCAAAATAGATCTTCCCGAAGAGCTGATCAATGAAGTAGAAAATGCAAAAAATAATGAAGCTGTAAAGCAGATCGGAGTAGAATGGGCCATTGCACAATGCAAAGAGCTTCTGGATTTCGGAGTTCCTGTTCTGCACTTTTACTCTATGGGGAAAAGTGATAATATCAAAAAAGTAGCTGGTGAGCTATTCTAA
- a CDS encoding O-succinylhomoserine sulfhydrylase, with protein sequence MENFETSAIRTQTERTQFDEHSTPLYLTSSFIFQDAEDMRASFAEEKPKNLYSRFSNPNVTEFTDKIAKMEGAEAGYAFATGMAAIYSTFAALLNAGDHIVSCQSVFGSTHTLFTKYFPKWNIETSYFKAGDAENIEQYIKPNTKILYLETPTNPAIEILDLEFFGQIAKKHNLIFIVDNCFATPYLQQPIKYGADIVVHSATKLIDGQGRVLGGIAVGKEDLIREIYLFARNTGPALSPFNAWVLSKSLETLAIRVEKHCENALKVAEFLENHPNVELVKYPFLKSHPSYEVAKKQMKLGGNIVAFEIKGGIEGGRNFLDKIQMCSLSANLGDTRTIVTHPASTTHSKLSDEERNEVGITAGLVRCSVGLENVDDIIADLKQALD encoded by the coding sequence ATGGAAAATTTTGAAACATCAGCAATAAGAACCCAGACTGAAAGAACTCAGTTTGACGAGCATTCTACACCATTATATCTTACCTCCAGTTTTATATTTCAGGATGCGGAAGATATGAGAGCAAGCTTTGCAGAAGAAAAACCTAAAAATTTATACAGCCGTTTCTCTAATCCAAATGTAACAGAATTTACAGATAAGATCGCTAAAATGGAAGGTGCAGAAGCAGGATATGCCTTTGCAACGGGAATGGCTGCTATCTATTCTACATTTGCAGCATTGTTAAATGCCGGAGATCATATTGTAAGCTGTCAGTCTGTATTCGGATCTACGCATACTTTATTTACTAAGTATTTCCCGAAATGGAATATTGAAACCTCTTACTTCAAAGCAGGAGACGCAGAGAATATTGAACAATATATTAAGCCCAATACAAAGATCTTATATCTTGAAACGCCTACCAATCCGGCTATTGAAATTCTGGATCTTGAGTTCTTCGGGCAGATCGCCAAAAAACATAATCTTATTTTCATTGTAGATAACTGTTTTGCAACGCCTTATCTTCAGCAACCTATCAAATACGGTGCAGATATTGTTGTACATTCAGCAACGAAACTGATTGACGGACAGGGAAGAGTTTTAGGAGGAATAGCAGTAGGAAAAGAAGATCTGATCAGAGAAATTTATCTTTTTGCAAGAAATACAGGACCTGCATTGTCTCCTTTTAATGCCTGGGTGTTATCAAAAAGCCTTGAAACGTTGGCTATCCGTGTAGAAAAGCACTGTGAAAATGCATTGAAGGTAGCTGAGTTCTTAGAAAACCATCCTAATGTTGAACTAGTAAAATATCCTTTCCTGAAATCCCATCCAAGTTATGAAGTAGCCAAAAAGCAGATGAAGCTTGGAGGAAATATCGTAGCGTTTGAAATAAAAGGAGGAATAGAAGGAGGAAGAAACTTCTTAGATAAGATACAAATGTGTTCACTATCCGCTAACTTAGGTGATACAAGAACGATCGTTACTCACCCGGCATCCACTACCCATTCTAAACTGTCAGACGAAGAAAGAAATGAAGTTGGGATTACAGCAGGATTGGTTCGTTGTTCAGTAGGATTGGAAAATGTAGATGATATCATCGCAGATCTGAAACAGGCTTTAGACTAA